The genomic interval TGTGTTTGCAAGGGGTTTGGGCAGGATTGTAAGAAATATTCTCTTGCAGAGCGTCCTCTGCCCACAAGGCAAGAGTATGCAGGCAATCGTCTACATATTCAGTGACTAGGACGTAAGCCACATTCAGGGCTTCGGCAATGTGGCGGACTAAAGCCGGGAAAAAGTCTTTTCCTGTCGTGGCGGCGGTTCCGGCAATTAAGTGTTGTAGGGCGAGTTCGGCGGTGCGACGTTCGGTGACATTTGCCGCCATAGAAACGACAGAGCGACGGCCGTCGGGGAGCAGGCCGAGGGGGGAGGAGCTAAAGTGCCAGATTTGTTGCGATCGCTCCCGAGTGGTAATGGTTAACTCGCCTTCATCCTGGCGCGATCGCAGATGATAGCGTCGATCGATGGTATTTTTCAGCACGTCCGAGGCGAGATCGCCATAGGCTTTTTCTGCCCATGCTGCGGTGGTGGGAATATCGGCGCGGGTGTATCCGGTGAGTTCGGTCCAGATATTGCTAATCTGCAACACTTCCCCATCTTCGGCATGAATCATAATCGGGAATGGCGCTTGTTCGATGGCCTGGCGGAAGCGTTGTTCGCTGGCTTGCCGTTGTTGCTCGGCTTGCTTGCGATCGCTAATATCGGTAATGGTGCCCACATAACCAACGATCTGTTGCTGCTCGTTATATTCAGCCAGGGATTGCCCGTAAACCCAGGTGATTTGACCGTCGGGACGTTGAAAGCGATATTCTAACTGGAAGGGGCGATCTTCTTGACTGGATCGATCCCACTCCTCGGCGATGAGATCGCGATCGTCGGGATGCAAGGCTTGTTTCCATCCTCTCCCTGTCGCCATTTCTGAGGTTAAGCCGGCAATTTGGCACCAGCGTTCGTTGACATAAATACACAATCCTTTTTCATCAGTGCGAAAAATGCCAACCGGTGCGGCAGCGGCTAAACTGGCAAACCGTTGCTCGCTCTCTCGCAGTCGGATTTCGGTTTGCTGACGTTCGACTAATTCTTCTTGCAGTCTTTGATAAGCGGTGGCTTGTTGAATGGCGATCGCCAATTGAGTTGCCAGTTGCTTTAATAATTCGGCTTCTTCTGGTTTCCACTGCCGGGGTCTAAAACTTTCGGTTGCCTCGAGCAATCCCCATAACGCATCATCTCGAACTATGGGAAATAACATTTTAGCTCGCATTTGCAACCGCTCTAGCAATGCTCGATGGCAGTCGCTTATCTCGATAGTATGAATATCGGGAACAACGCGAATCCGACCTTTGTGGTAAGTATCGCTTAACTCAGCTCCAAAACAAGAATCGACAACGCTTTGTCCGAGTAAGCAGTGGATTTTGCCGGAGGTGGCTTCTGCAATGCAGTGCATTTTGCATTCTTCTTGCAGTTGCCAAATGGCTACGCGATCGCACCCTAAAATTTTTTGCAATTCCTCAACGGTTGTCTTCAGAATCCGATCCAAATCGAGGGTGGCGTGAATGGTGGAGGAAACCGTAGCCAGCAATTTTGCCTGGGTGGCTTTGGTCTTGAGTACGTCAATTTGTCGTGCTACTTCCTGCTCTAGTTGCACGGTTCGATTTTCCAGCAGTTCTAGTTTTTCGGCTTCGAGTGATGAAACTTTCGTCTCTAACACTTCAGTGAGTTTATACAACTCCAATGGCGTGAGAATCTGCAATAAGCTACTTTGGCTGACAATTCCCAACATTTCGCCCTGAGGCCCGGTGACCGCCAATCGGCGTACAAAGCGCTGTTCCATTAGTTGATGCACAACCCAGAGTGAATCTTGGGGACGAACGGAGAATACCGGGGTGCTCATTACCGAACCCACCAAACAAGTTTTCAGGTTTAGGCCTAAGGCATGAAACTGGACGATATCGCGCTCGGTGATAATGCCAATGGGTATTTTTGGAGTGGGGTCAATGTTGCGATCGGGTTGAGTGTTGCGAGGATACTCGGAAAACTCTCGAACAATAACCACACAACCTACGCCATGCTGAGACATGAGGTTGGCAATCTCGAGCATTGTTACGTGAGGTTCGGCATAAACCACTGAAGTGCTCATCACTTCAGAGACCAGACGCAATCGAAGTAAATCTACCGGCCGGGAACTCTTGCGCAAACTCTCGTGAGTTAAGAGTCCGATAATCTTGTTCTCATTGAGGAGGGGAACATGGCGGATGTGATGCTGTTGTAGCAGGTTAATGGCAGTAAAAAAGTCCGTGAGTTCTGCCTGATGCAATGTCGTTACAGGATGACTCATGACATTCTGTAATGATAGATGGTCGAGAGTTGCATACTGGGCAATTAATCGGACGATATCTCGTTCGGTCACAATCCCGACTAATTGGCGATCGCCAACCACCAATACGCAACTCGAGCGCGCGTCAATATGGACTTCTTCCAGGGAACGTTCGGCCGTGTCAGTTGCCTGACAGGTGGCTCTCACAGCGCTCATTTGGGCGATCGCCTCTACCAATTTTGTTTCTGGAGAAAGAATTAGGGGATCGCGAACAACAGCATTGTGAAATTGACTCGAAGAAATCATATCAATTTCGATACTTGAAAAATAAGTATTTATAGTTGTTTATATTACAGGCATTATACTTATAAGATCGAGTTAGATCTTGCGATCGCGATCGACAAAATACGTGATTTATATCACATTTTATGTAATATAAGAGTTATGACTGGCGATAATGCACCAAAAATAACATCTATGACTCATGGGGGCTTCTTTACAATTGAACTTCCTTGTCATCCCTTGAAGTCCAAACCATTATTTAGCATTAGTACAATGGTGGAGGAAAATTCGGTTGAGGAAATCACTTGGCTAGCGATCGCATTCTCATTCTCGGCGGAACCGGCCGCATCGGCCGCCATATTGCCTTGGATCTCCGGGGTCGCATTCCGGCAAAAATAATGCTTGCAGGTCGTCAAACTCCAGCAAATGAGAAGGATCTGCCAGGAGAGTTTTTACCGCTCGATCTCGAGGATATGCAAGGACTAAGGAAGGCGATCGCCAATAGTAGATTAGTTATTCACTGTGCCGGGCCGTTTCATTACCGAGATGCACGAGTGTTGCAGATTTGTATCGACTCGGGCGTCAATTATCTCGATATCAGTGACTGTCGCACCTTTACACAAAAAGCTCTTAACTACGCTGAAACGGCAAGATCGGCAGGAGTTACGGCAATTATTAATACAGGAGTATTTCCGGGTATTTCTAATGGTATGGTACGCCAGGGAGCGGACAAGCTGGATATAATTAATACAATTAAGCTGTATTATGGAGTAGGTGGCTCTGGTGGTGCTGGATTAACGGTGATGCGAACCACGTTTCTGGGATTGCAACATCCATTCCCTGCTTGGATAGACGGAAAATGGCAGACGATCGCGCCGTATAGCGATCGCCAATTGCTGAATAAATTTACTGATATTCCCGCTCCCTTCGATCGTATTGGAGTTTACTGGTATGATGTTCCGGAAACCTTCACCTTTGCCGAAAGTTTCCCCGTCCAAACCGTCGTGACTAAGTTCGGTTCTGCTCCGGATTTCTATAACTATTTAACCGGAACGATCGCGCGCTATTGTCCGACAAAGTGGTTGCAGAATTCTTGGGCGATCGAAACTCTCTCGCAGATTAGCTATCGCATGACGCAAATTAGCGATCGCTTCAGCGGCATCGGGATTTTCATGCTCGCCGAACTCGAAGGGGAAGTCAACGGCAAACCCAGCATCTATCGCAGTCAATTCTATCACGAGAATACCGCGATCGCTGCTGGATGCGGAACCGGCAGTATCGCCGAATGGATCTGGACGGGAAAGCTAGAGAAACCCGGAGTTTGGCCGGTGGAACGAGCCATTACCGGAGAGCAATTTACCGAGATGATGCGATCGCGCAGCCACCTATCGCGCAACCTAACCATTAAACAATCTTGGCATTAATCCTAA from Roseofilum casamattae BLCC-M143 carries:
- a CDS encoding PAS domain S-box protein encodes the protein MISSSQFHNAVVRDPLILSPETKLVEAIAQMSAVRATCQATDTAERSLEEVHIDARSSCVLVVGDRQLVGIVTERDIVRLIAQYATLDHLSLQNVMSHPVTTLHQAELTDFFTAINLLQQHHIRHVPLLNENKIIGLLTHESLRKSSRPVDLLRLRLVSEVMSTSVVYAEPHVTMLEIANLMSQHGVGCVVIVREFSEYPRNTQPDRNIDPTPKIPIGIITERDIVQFHALGLNLKTCLVGSVMSTPVFSVRPQDSLWVVHQLMEQRFVRRLAVTGPQGEMLGIVSQSSLLQILTPLELYKLTEVLETKVSSLEAEKLELLENRTVQLEQEVARQIDVLKTKATQAKLLATVSSTIHATLDLDRILKTTVEELQKILGCDRVAIWQLQEECKMHCIAEATSGKIHCLLGQSVVDSCFGAELSDTYHKGRIRVVPDIHTIEISDCHRALLERLQMRAKMLFPIVRDDALWGLLEATESFRPRQWKPEEAELLKQLATQLAIAIQQATAYQRLQEELVERQQTEIRLRESEQRFASLAAAAPVGIFRTDEKGLCIYVNERWCQIAGLTSEMATGRGWKQALHPDDRDLIAEEWDRSSQEDRPFQLEYRFQRPDGQITWVYGQSLAEYNEQQQIVGYVGTITDISDRKQAEQQRQASEQRFRQAIEQAPFPIMIHAEDGEVLQISNIWTELTGYTRADIPTTAAWAEKAYGDLASDVLKNTIDRRYHLRSRQDEGELTITTRERSQQIWHFSSSPLGLLPDGRRSVVSMAANVTERRTAELALQHLIAGTAATTGKDFFPALVRHIAEALNVAYVLVTEYVDDCLHTLALWAEDALQENISYNPAQTPCKHTLKNGKFVCQSLVQHKFPESKILAQMGAESYLGIAMHNARGEIMGNLCILDRRPLDNIQRLEQVLTVFASRCTTELERQRVSSDLEALNRELEERVEQRTEELRVKDAQLEDFFDNANDLIQSVLLEDGRFEYVNHAWQQALGYSEAEVAELTIFDLLHPSYHQHCIGLIGEMRQGKTCQLERIELIFLTKYGREIRLEGSVNCRLENGLPVATRAIFRDVTERHNLIQELVSFKQALDRSAIVAITDTEGIITYVNDRFCTISGYTKDELLGQTHQIINSGYHPSSFFQDLWETISSGKIWRGEICNKAKDGRLYWVDSTLVPFTDSQGKPFQYLAIRVDISDRKRYEEELQQTNIKLARATKLKDQFLANMSHELRTPLNAVLGMTEALQEGAYGTLNAQQNKALSVVTQSGMHLLELINDILDLAKIESGQVELEYSPSNIEALCQNSLVFIKQQAHRKQIQTQIQIPPNLPNVMLDERRIRQSLINLLNNAVKFTAEGGSIVLQVNLESDRNEATHQTSYWLKFTAIDTGIGISQENLQKLFQPFVQVDSALNRSYSGTGLGLSLVKRIVELHGGTLGVSSQEGVGSQFWFALPCGELAGKGAAASRSASPDRVETSDEIVPCRILLAEDNLANIKTIAGYLKAKGYSVILAYNGQQAIDLARAEQPDLILMDIQMPEVDGLEAMQAIRQIPSLEKTPIVALTALAMTGDRERCLAAGANDYLSKPIRLRQLMVIIQQYCGA
- a CDS encoding saccharopine dehydrogenase family protein; translated protein: MASDRILILGGTGRIGRHIALDLRGRIPAKIMLAGRQTPANEKDLPGEFLPLDLEDMQGLRKAIANSRLVIHCAGPFHYRDARVLQICIDSGVNYLDISDCRTFTQKALNYAETARSAGVTAIINTGVFPGISNGMVRQGADKLDIINTIKLYYGVGGSGGAGLTVMRTTFLGLQHPFPAWIDGKWQTIAPYSDRQLLNKFTDIPAPFDRIGVYWYDVPETFTFAESFPVQTVVTKFGSAPDFYNYLTGTIARYCPTKWLQNSWAIETLSQISYRMTQISDRFSGIGIFMLAELEGEVNGKPSIYRSQFYHENTAIAAGCGTGSIAEWIWTGKLEKPGVWPVERAITGEQFTEMMRSRSHLSRNLTIKQSWH